Proteins encoded by one window of Chondromyces crocatus:
- a CDS encoding M15 family metallopeptidase, with amino-acid sequence MLASWRSRPVVRALVASAIGLLALMPTVGGGPPALAKEKGGGQGTFEHGCRVQKPQAFLQRKSFVIGGMLDGTKQTKAVRYLSEHYGYVDEKLTAAWSSESALGQAKSVRFMGLPISVHARIAPALSCVEKRIQQTCRGKSAYTPRAIGGFRGANTYRGGEVSNHLFGIAIDIDPDRNPCCGCVDPWPSHPLCKLKVRNAQERMAMPSCWVKAFERFGFYWLGDDTLEDTMHFEFLGDPDKITRTSKKHGAEKAGAKGSEKASGEKGGAKKGSEKPSSKKAMDKKATDKAGAKKGASKKVPTTKKAPAVKKSPAPTPLEAQPSEERGAEEPAGEALSGENP; translated from the coding sequence ATGCTCGCATCCTGGCGTTCACGCCCCGTGGTGCGCGCGCTCGTCGCCTCGGCGATCGGACTGCTGGCCCTGATGCCGACCGTGGGGGGTGGCCCCCCTGCCCTGGCCAAGGAGAAGGGCGGAGGTCAGGGGACGTTCGAGCACGGCTGCCGTGTGCAGAAGCCACAGGCTTTCTTGCAGCGGAAGTCGTTCGTGATCGGGGGAATGCTGGACGGGACGAAGCAGACGAAGGCCGTGCGCTACCTGAGCGAGCACTACGGCTACGTCGACGAGAAGCTCACCGCAGCGTGGAGCTCGGAGAGCGCCCTGGGTCAGGCCAAGTCGGTGCGGTTCATGGGGTTGCCCATCTCCGTGCATGCGCGGATCGCGCCCGCGCTCTCCTGCGTGGAGAAGCGCATTCAGCAGACCTGCCGTGGGAAATCGGCCTACACGCCGCGGGCCATCGGTGGGTTCAGGGGGGCGAACACGTACCGGGGTGGCGAGGTGTCGAACCACCTGTTCGGAATCGCCATCGACATCGATCCGGACCGCAATCCCTGCTGCGGCTGCGTGGATCCGTGGCCGAGTCATCCACTGTGCAAGCTCAAGGTGCGCAACGCGCAGGAGCGGATGGCGATGCCGTCGTGCTGGGTCAAGGCGTTCGAGCGCTTCGGGTTCTACTGGCTCGGAGACGATACGCTCGAGGATACGATGCACTTCGAGTTCCTCGGCGATCCCGACAAGATCACCCGGACGTCGAAGAAGCACGGGGCCGAGAAGGCGGGGGCGAAGGGGTCCGAGAAGGCGTCCGGGGAGAAGGGGGGGGCCAAGAAGGGGAGCGAGAAGCCCTCCAGCAAGAAGGCAATGGACAAGAAGGCGACGGACAAGGCGGGGGCCAAGAAGGGGGCTTCGAAGAAGGTTCCCACGACGAAGAAGGCGCCCGCCGTGAAGAAGAGCCCCGCCCCGACGCCGCTGGAGGCGCAACCCTCGGAGGAGCGAGGGGCCGAGGAGCCGGCAGGCGAGGCTCTGTCCGGCGAGAATCCGTAG